A segment of the Capra hircus breed San Clemente chromosome 19, ASM170441v1, whole genome shotgun sequence genome:
GGTCACCTCCACGTCAGCCCTGGGTGATCCGAAGGCCCTTGTCAAGATCCTCCATCACCTGGAGGAGCCTGTCGTCTTCATTGGCGCCTTGAGGACAGAGCCGCTGGCCGAGGAGGTGGAAGACATACACTGCGACTGCTTGGTGGCCCTCGGTCACCACGGCCGGACGCTGGCCATCAAGGCCAGCTGGGATGAGGCAGGGCACCTGGTGCCTGAGCTGCGGGAGTACAGCCTCCCGGGGCCCGTGCTCTGCGCAGCCTGCGACAGGAGCAGCCATGTGTACCACAGCACCTCCACGGGCCTCTGTGTAGTCGACCTGGCTCAGGAGGGTTCCCCCTTGGACCCCACGGAGAGTGACGGGGCCCCAGGAAGCCTGCCCCCTCTACTGTATCCAGACAACTTGGGTATCTGCAGCCTCGTCACTCTCTGTGTGTCATCGAGCGTGCCTGAAGGTATGAGCCATGGCCGAAAGCTAAAAACCAAAGCCGCGGTGGCTGGTGGAGCCCCCGCCCTGGCATCTCCTCCCTGTGAACTGGCCATCTTCCTTTCCCTACCTCATTCCTGCTCTCCTTAAAACCGCTCCGGGCAGCCCGACCCTCCGCCGGCACAGCCTCGTGGTTGATGCTGGTCTTGGGGTCCTGTGTGGGTTTCGGGGTGGGGTTTGTGCCCCTCTGCCTGGGTAGGGTCTGCACCTGGGCAACCCTTGGTAAGAGCATTTTCCCGTGACAAGTCTCACATGGCAGGTGGTCCAAGGGAAACTCAAACTGGTTCAGGTCAAGCCTTTATATTTCTCCTGAAGGCTGGAAAACATTTGTTCCACTTACCGAGTGGCCTCCAAGGAGCCCACCCTGCCCTGAAGGTGGGGGCCGGGGGGGCGCATCCATGAGCTCTGATATGTGTGTTCTCTCTGGACAGAGCCAGAGAGGGTTTCAGCCATGTCTGTCCAGTAGTGGGGGGAGGGGTACAGCCGCCCTCCCCACACCGTATATTCCCCTTAAGATGGCCCATGAGTGCATTGTAAGGCCTGCCGTGGACCATACCCGACAGGAAAGAAATGCTTTCGACGGGAAGAAACTGCTGTCTCCCACAGGGGAAGAAGGGCTGCCTGTAGCAGGCAATGGGGGAGCCATACCTCTGGGCAGGGCTCAGGGCCTCAGTGGTACTGGATCTGCACAACCAGTGGGTCGCAGGAGATGGAACCTGTTTCCCAGGGAGCTTCTGGTGTCCAGGAGTGGGAACAGAGGCAGAACGCTGCTGGGGAGGCGGCAGGCTTTCAGAAAGGCCCCGGCAAGTGCAGACTGGTCAGTGAAGGAGGCCTGGGCCTGAGTAGCACTTACTTCTCTTAGGAAATCTCAGAGCAGCTCTACTCAAGGCGGAGGCTGTTGAAGGGGGTATGCACCCTGCTAATTCGATGACCCTCATCTGTTTCCTTTTAGTCCACGTACAAGGTGACGCCTCTGCTGGCTGACCCCCTGCCAGGGAGGCCCCTCACAGCCTGTTCCCAGCCGTGTGCCCCTCCCTGCCTGCCACCCAAGCCCTGCATGTCTTCTCCTGCAGGAGGTGCCGAGCTCCTGGCCCTGTCTGCCAAAGGCCGGCTGATGATCTGCCGCCTGGACCCACATGATGAGGCACCTCAGCCCTCCAGAGTGACCTCAGCAAAGGCTGGCCAGAAAATTAAGCAGTTGTTGTCTGGAATTGGCACCGTGTCTGAGAGGTGAGCAGTGGGTTGAGGCCTGGGCAGAGGCCGGCATGGCATCCAGGAGGTGTCCAAGGCATTGGCACTGGCGCTGGCACTGGTCCGGACAGGGCCTGTGACTTTGCCTCTGACCCCCGAGATTGCCCCAGACATCGTGGTGCCTGGCCAAAGGTGATAGTAAAGGCCAGCGCAGACACCAGGCCCCTGTGGTTTAGGACCATTTCTAGGGTGCATGCCACCCTCTGGGCTGTCAACGGTGGCTCTGCAGAGGAGCATCTGGGCCAACTTGGAACACGTCAGGGAGCACAGCAGGGATGGCCAGCCCCACCATGGGCACCTCCTGGCCCAATGGCCCAGTTGGGGGTATAGGCTCCATGAGCCCAAGGGGCGAGGCCAGGCCACCAAGTCCAGGCTGCCTCAGCTCCATCCTGCGCCCTCTCTTCTCTTGTTGCTGGAGAGGAGGGTTGGGTTAGACAGTCGTGTGAGAAGGCCGGGAGCTCCTGAGGTGAAGGCTTCTCACGTTATGCTAAGGAGGAATGAGGTCTGGGTCTTCCCTCAGCAGCCACGTCTGTTTCCAGAGTGTCTTCTCTGAAGAAGGCAGTTGACCAGCGGGACAAGGCCCTGACCTGCCTCAACGAAGTCATGAACGTGAGCTGCGCCCTGCTGTCAAGCCGGGAGGGTCCGCGGCCCATCTCCTgcaccatcagcaccacctggaGCCGCCTGCAGCTGCAGGACGTGCTGGTGGCCACCTGCCTGCTGGAGAACAGCAGCGGCTTCAGCTTGGACCGGGGCTGGGCCCTGTGCATCCAGGTGCTCCGCAGCTCCCAGGCCTTAGACCTGGACTCGGCTGGCTCAGCCGTCACCTACACCATCCCTGTGGACCAGCTCGGCCCCGGCGGTCGGCGCGAGGTGACGCTGCCCCTGGGCCCTGGTGAGGACGGTGCCCTCGACCTGCCCGTGACCGTGTCCTGCGCGCTCTTCTACAGCCTCCGGGAGGTCGTGGGCAGGGCCCTCACCCCCCGGGACCCTTTCAAGGACCCCCCTTCAGCCGAGTGCACCCCCATCGTCCTGCCCGAACAGGATGGTGTGTGCCTGCCCCTGAGCGAGCACACGGTGGACATGCTGCAGGGCCTGCGCTTCCCCAGCCTGGGCGTGCCCTACACGCAGGCTCTGGGCCCTGCCAGGGACCCCATCCACACCTTCCTGGGAACTTGCCGTGTGCCGGGCAGCCAGCCGGCGGGACCCGAGTCCCTGCGGGCCAAGTACCTGCCCCCGTCAGTGGCCACCATCAAGGTGTCGGCAGAGCTGCTCAGGGCCGCCTTAGGGGACAGTCACGCAGGTTGGTGGCACTGACTGGCTTCAGGCAGCCTCGgggcccttcctccctcccttggaATCCGGCCAGCCTCACTGGCGCACCTCTCTCCTCCAGGCGTGTCCCTGGGCTGTGCCACCCTGCAGTGGCTCCTCGCCGAGAATGCTGCCACCGACATCGTAAAGGCCCAGGCGCTGTCCTCTGTCCAGGGAGTGGCCCCCGATGGCACCGATGTCCACCTCATCATCCGAGAGGCAAGCAGGGGTCAGCTCTCCTGCCCCAGGGGGAGACGTTGGCCTCGACAGCAGCAGTTCTGAGTGGGGTCCCTGGCCGCTCAAGAGGAATCAGATTCTGGGGCCCACCTTCCAGAGAAGTCTGACGCACCCACGTCTGAGAGGCAGGCTGTGATGGGGTGGCCTTCGTAGGGCTGAAAGCTGCATCAGCCTCCCAGCCAGGTCTCCATGAGGACCACCCTGTCCAGCACTCCCCATGCGTGGCCCTGGCCCTGCGTCCAGCTGGAGTTCATAGTGGCCCAAGCAACTCAATCAGTTGTGCCGCCAGCAGCAGCACAAGCCCTCCAGCCCCTGAGCCACGCAGCCCCCAGAGCCCCAGGGTGCTGGGCCCTGTCACAGACACCCCACCCAGGGGCCACTGAGACACTGAGGCGGGGCTCAGTTCTCTGGGTGCAGTCCTTGCACACACCTTCCTTCCGGAGACCCTCCTGGCAGCCTCGGGGTCACATCCAGCTGACCCTCGTGCCGCAGCATTGGTGGCTGTGGCGGAGCATCCCGTGTGACCCAGCATACCCCTCtgagggtggtgggtgggggctgCCCACTGACGGCCCTTTCAGGTCCACCGACACTAGGCAGCATCCACGTTGGGTATCCCGGGGGCCTGGTGGTGGAGAGGGTGGGGTGCCCAGCCATCCCACAGTCCCAGAAGGAAGAACTTCCAGGGACAACATCTTTCCTAAGGTCCCTGGGGTCTTGCCTTGCGTCCTGGCTATCACCCATCTTTGCCAGGTTTTATCTTTGGTTGGAGGGCACTGGGCAGAGATCTCCGTTACCCAGCCCCCTCCCTGTTTTTTTACAACCTGACCTTGCTGTGGGGTGACTTGGAATGCACAGGGTGGGCCCTGGAGGGGTTAGGGCATAGGCTCTCCTTGGTGGTGCAGCCACAGCCACCACTGCCTTTGTTGTACGTGCCACACACCTGGACTCAGAGGGAGCAGGGCTCTTCCTGGACGGATGTTTCCAGATGAGCAGCTTTGTTGTTGCTTGGCTAGCTGGTTCTTCAGGTGGGAACTCGTGCTGGGTTTGGAGATCGAGGCCTGGGGCCCCCCAAGCTTTGCCCAGAATGGGATGTGGAGGGGCCACCCAGGCCTCACATGCCTCAGCCAGCTCACATGCTCCCACAGGCCATGCTGCCCTCGGGCCAGACGAGGCTGTGGACAGCCAACGAGGCTCCTCGTGCGTTGCAGGTGGCCGTCACCGACCTGTGCCCAGCGGGCCCCGTCCAGGCCGTGGAGATCCAGGTGGAGAGCTCCTCTCTAGCCAACCTGTGCAGGGCACATCACGCCATTGTCGGGCGTTTGCAGGTCTGTTGGCCCTCATGggcttgcctgggaagtctctgTGGGGTGGTGGGGACACAGGACCTTGGTGGCTTGGCTTCCTGCCTGGGGTTGCAAATGAGCTTGGCCagctgggaggtggtgagggacttGTCTCTCACCCTCGTGGCAGTAGCCCCCAGTGGTCCATGAGCACACGTGGTTACAGGGAGACAGTCCACCTGTGACTTGTCAGCATGAAATTTCCATACAGTAGTGTGGAGAGGTCCAGCTCGGGTCCTAGGATAAGGTGCTTGTTGGAgcttccatatccttgccaagaAAGAGAGAGTTGGCAGCCAGCCCCTCACAAACACACAGCCCTGGGGGCCGCTTACTGCCGCTTCGATGCCTTGTGGGGCTACTGGGGCCACGACTCTAGGATCTGAGGGGAGGTCTTTGTGTCCCCCAGGGAAATCTGTGAGCTGGTGGCTTGGCAGGCTGGGCCCAGGGCCTGCTGGCCCCTCTCCCACCTGTTCTGTGTGCGTGGCCTCGGCTGCACAGAGCAGGCTGGGTTGGCAGCTATCAGCCGATTCCCATGCTTTTCCTTATATGTGGGCTCTGCGGCAGCCTCACCTGGGAACTCACCAGTGCGCATGCCCAGACCCCACCCTAGACCCCAAGAGTCGGAGAGCTGCAGTCCAAGTTCCAGCAGGGATCCGAGGCTGCTGTTCAATTAATAGACCCACCTGTGTGCCCAGGCAAGCCTGGGGGCCAAGCCCTGACCAAAGGTCCCCCTCAGCCATGCTGTGACAGCCCTGCATGGCACAGCCGTGGCTTCACACCCGGGTTCAGGGATCTGTTCTGTCCCCAGAGCGGAGCTCCCACCCTTGCATCCCTCCACCCCAGAAGGTGCCACGTGGTTGCTCTTATTGGGCCTGAAACGTGCAGGGCCGTCTGCAGACCTGCTGAGCGTGGCAGCTGATAGGTGGACAGCTGTGAGAAACTGGGGCGGTGGGGAGCATGCTGACCAGACTTCCCACAAGAAGGGGAGTTAGCATCCCAGGGCTGCTAGGACCAAGTGACCAAGTGCCACGGACGGGACACAGTGGGTTCAGTTTGGAGGCCGGGTGTCTGCAGGGTGATTCCTTCCGAGGCCTCTCTCCTGGGTGTGTGGACAGCCAACTCCTCCCCAGGTCCTCACGGGATCTTCCCTTGGCGTGTCCGTGTCCTAATCTCTTTTTAGCAGGACACCAGTCCTGTGGGATTAAGGCCCACACAcctgacctcattttaatttgattatcTATAGAGACCCTCTTTCTCCAAACACCATCA
Coding sequences within it:
- the FAAP100 gene encoding Fanconi anemia core complex-associated protein 100; the protein is MADPRPRVEYLAGFCYPLGGLAAGKPRVLCHGAEIFLSTGRELVYVYDREGRLLIAVYKFPGQVWHLELLALHKVLYVLCAQSGIYCLSLDQTTRSVSRDKEDGGDDQDSDDGQVGEPPVPVIHVDPESCVLPDASLHAFTVLDDALITLALGPTQWKMQLFERPSPGEDPRPRGQIGEVDLSTCTPPAESQGASAAPCFLPVLCCASPPGSRTPLGHSWSSEGVMLEGALFGLLFGADAALLESPVVLCGLPDGQLCCVIIKTLVTSTSALGDPKALVKILHHLEEPVVFIGALRTEPLAEEVEDIHCDCLVALGHHGRTLAIKASWDEAGHLVPELREYSLPGPVLCAACDRSSHVYHSTSTGLCVVDLAQEGSPLDPTESDGAPGSLPPLLYPDNLGICSLVTLCVSSSVPEGGAELLALSAKGRLMICRLDPHDEAPQPSRVTSAKAGQKIKQLLSGIGTVSERVSSLKKAVDQRDKALTCLNEVMNVSCALLSSREGPRPISCTISTTWSRLQLQDVLVATCLLENSSGFSLDRGWALCIQVLRSSQALDLDSAGSAVTYTIPVDQLGPGGRREVTLPLGPGEDGALDLPVTVSCALFYSLREVVGRALTPRDPFKDPPSAECTPIVLPEQDGVCLPLSEHTVDMLQGLRFPSLGVPYTQALGPARDPIHTFLGTCRVPGSQPAGPESLRAKYLPPSVATIKVSAELLRAALGDSHAGVSLGCATLQWLLAENAATDIVKAQALSSVQGVAPDGTDVHLIIREVAVTDLCPAGPVQAVEIQVESSSLANLCRAHHAIVGRLQRLVVEQAARGSSPPDLRLQYLHQMQANHEMLLREVQTLRDRLCTEDEASSCATAQRLLQVYRRLRSPSLLLL